Sequence from the Thermomonas sp. HDW16 genome:
GCCGATCTGCACGGTGGTATCGATGTGCTCACCGTGCAGGGCGCGCTTGAGCATGTTCTCGACGCGATGGCGCAACTGCGTGCTCATGCGGTCGCGCGGCACGTAGACCAGCGCGGAGAAATAGCGGCCGTAGCGGTCGCGGCGCAGGAACAGCTTGCTGCGCACGCGCTCCTGCAGGCCCAGGATGCCCATGGTGGTGCGGGACAGTTCTTCCTCGCTGGACTGGAACAGCTCGTCGCGCGGCAGGGTTTCCAGGATATGGCGCAGCGCCTTGCCGCTGTGGCTGGTCGGGTTGAGGCCCGACTGGCGCATCACGTATTCGTGGCGCTCGCGCACCAGCGGGATTTCCCACGGGCGGCGGTTGTAGGCGCTGGAGGTGTACAGGCCGAGGAAGCGCTGCTCGGCGACCGGCTTGCCGGCCTTGTCGAAGCTGAGCACGCCGATGTAGTCCATGTAACCCGGGCGGTGCACTGTGGCGCGCGCATTGGTCTTGGTCAGGATCAGCGCATCCACCGAACCGCTTTGCGGCATGTAGTGCGCCGCCAGCGAAGCCAGCGCACGCGGCTTGCCCGCATCCTTGCCGCGCAACAGGCCCAGACCGCTGCTTTCGTCGGCCACCAGCATTTCCGCCTTGCCTTGCTTGACCACCTTGTATTCGCGGTAGCCGAGGAAGGTGAAATGGTCGTTGGCGGCCCAGCGCAGGAATTCCTGCGCCTCGCGCTTGCCTTCGTCGGAGACCGGCATGCGCCGTTCGGTCATGCCATCGGCGACCGCAAGCATCTTCGCGTGCATCGGTTCCCAGTCGACCACCATCGCGCGCACGTCTTCCAACACCTTGTCGATGGCGGACTTGATCGCGGCCATCGCGGCCTGCGGCTGGCGGTCGATCTCCAGGTGGATGAAGGATTCCAACGCGCCCTCGCCCACGTTGGTGAGCTTGCCGGCCTTGTCGCGGGTGATCGCCATCACCGGGTGGCCCAGCACGTGCACGCCGATGCCCTGCTCGGCCAGCGCCATGGTCACCGAATCGACCAGGAACGGCATGTCGTCGTTCACCACCTGCACCACGGTGTGCGCGGATTCCCAGCCGTGTTCCTTCAGGGTCGGGTTGAACAGGCGCACATTGGCTTTGCCACGTTTGCGCGCACGCGCGAAATCGAGGATGTCCGCAGCCAGCGCGGCCCAGCCGTCGGCACCGTGCTGCGCGGCCTCGTCGGCGCTCATGCGCTGGTAGAAGGCGTTGGCGAAGGCCTGCGCCTCGGCCTGCTTCGCCTTCGGCAGGCGCTTGGCCAGGGCGGCCAGGATCGGTTTGATGGAAGCGGAATCGCTGTTGTCGGCTTTGCTGTTCATTGCGAGGGTTGCCTTGATGGACGAAAGCCGCGCATGCGCGGCGACGTTGTTCCTGGATCACAGGCCACGCGCTGCGGCCTTCTCGGATGTCACTGCCTGCGCGGATCAGCGCAGGCCGGTTTCATGTCGGGCGATCACAAGCCTCTGGATTTCACTGGTGCCTTCGTAGATTTCGGTGATCTTGGCGTCGCGGAAATAACGCTCGATCGGCATTTCCTTGGAATAGCCCATGCCGCCGTGGATCTGCAGCGCCTGGTGGGTGATCCACATCGCGGCCTCGGAGGCGGTGAGCTTGGCGACCGCGGCTTCGGTGGTGAAGCGCTTGCCCTGCCCCTTCAGCCAGGCCGCGCGCAAGGTCAGCAGCAGCGAGGCGTCGAGCTTGCACTTCATGTCGGCGATCTTGGCCTGGGTCATCTGGAACGCGCCGATCGGCTGCCCGAATGCCTTGCGCTCCTTCACGTAGGCCAGCGTGGCCTCGTAGGCGGCGCGGGCAAGGCCGATGGCCTGGCTGGCGATGCCGATGCGCCCGGCATCCAGCACGCTCATCGCGATCTTGAAGCCGTGGCCTTCATCGCCCAGCACTTCGTCGGGCTGGACCACGTAATCGGTGAATTCGATCTCGCAGGTGGCGCTGGCGCGGATGCCGAGCTTCGGCTCGGTCTTGCCGCGATGGAAGCCCGCGCGGTCGGTATCGATCATGAACGCGGTGAT
This genomic interval carries:
- a CDS encoding acyl-CoA dehydrogenase family protein, with amino-acid sequence MDFGFTEEQLMIQDVARRIAQEKIAPSAEHHDQTGEFPLANIRTLGENGLMGIEVPAEYGGAGMDPISYVLAMVEIAAADAAHSTIVSVNNSLFCNGILTFGTEAQKQLYVRAIAEGREIGAFALTEPQSGSDATAMRCKASKQADGSFIVNGKKSWITSGPVAKYIVLFAMTDPDKGARGITAFMIDTDRAGFHRGKTEPKLGIRASATCEIEFTDYVVQPDEVLGDEGHGFKIAMSVLDAGRIGIASQAIGLARAAYEATLAYVKERKAFGQPIGAFQMTQAKIADMKCKLDASLLLTLRAAWLKGQGKRFTTEAAVAKLTASEAAMWITHQALQIHGGMGYSKEMPIERYFRDAKITEIYEGTSEIQRLVIARHETGLR